In Acidimicrobiales bacterium, the following proteins share a genomic window:
- a CDS encoding site-specific integrase has translation MRGRVHKRGKGWAYVVDVGHDPVTGRRRQRTKSGFATKKLAEEGLREVLTSVAEGAYVARSDLTVGEFLRDWHVTMQTQLRESTWYSYRIVVDRLIRQIGGVQLQALTPLQLETSYAKLSQGGGRNGRSLSPKTVRNCHIVMHRALGDAERLGLVSRNVASIARPPAIDRTEIVTWTAEELQAFLDHVRSDRLFAAYVLLGTTGMRRGEVLGLRWSDLDLERARLSISQTLQEVEHRILFTTTKTNRSRRTVALDPTTVEVLKAHRSRQLEERLALGSEWRKSFDLVFCLEDGSPLQPQGFTRAFKRHVAVAGLPEVRGPHNLRHTWATLALKAGIHPKIVSDRLGHSTIAITIDTYSHVAPGLDEDAARTVAASIFGTRQTGP, from the coding sequence ATGCGGGGACGAGTTCACAAGCGCGGGAAGGGGTGGGCCTACGTCGTCGACGTCGGCCACGATCCGGTCACCGGTCGGCGGCGCCAGAGGACCAAGAGCGGGTTCGCCACGAAGAAGCTGGCGGAGGAGGGACTGCGTGAGGTCCTGACCTCGGTGGCGGAGGGTGCCTACGTCGCCCGGTCGGACCTGACGGTGGGGGAGTTCCTTCGGGACTGGCACGTGACCATGCAGACCCAGCTGCGCGAGTCGACCTGGTACAGCTACCGGATCGTGGTGGATCGACTCATTCGACAGATCGGTGGCGTGCAGCTGCAAGCACTCACACCGCTCCAGCTCGAGACGTCGTACGCCAAGCTCAGCCAGGGTGGTGGTCGGAACGGGAGGTCGTTGTCGCCGAAGACCGTGCGCAACTGCCACATCGTGATGCACCGTGCTCTCGGCGACGCCGAACGCCTCGGACTCGTCAGCCGCAACGTGGCCTCGATAGCCCGACCGCCGGCGATCGATCGCACCGAGATCGTGACCTGGACGGCCGAGGAGCTCCAGGCCTTCCTCGACCATGTCCGCAGCGACCGGCTGTTCGCCGCCTACGTCCTGCTCGGCACCACAGGGATGCGCCGAGGCGAGGTGCTCGGTCTGCGCTGGTCCGATCTCGATCTCGAGAGGGCCCGGCTCTCGATCTCTCAGACCCTGCAGGAAGTCGAGCACCGCATCTTGTTCACCACCACGAAGACCAACCGGAGTCGCAGGACCGTGGCCCTCGATCCCACCACCGTCGAGGTGCTCAAAGCCCACCGCTCGCGCCAGCTCGAGGAGCGACTGGCTCTCGGTTCGGAATGGCGGAAGTCGTTCGACCTGGTCTTCTGTCTCGAGGACGGCTCGCCACTCCAGCCCCAGGGGTTCACCAGAGCGTTCAAGCGGCATGTCGCAGTAGCCGGCCTGCCCGAGGTGCGAGGCCCGCACAACCTCCGTCATACCTGGGCGACCCTGGCGCTCAAGGCGGGGATCCATCCCAAGATCGTCAGCGACCGACTCGGGCACTCGACCATCGCCATCACGATCGATACCTACAGCCACGTCGCCCCGGGACTCGACGAAGACGCTGCCCGCACGGTCGCTGCTTCGATCTTCGGGACGAGGCAGACGGGGCCCTGA
- a CDS encoding MFS transporter, translating into MTSPPVDRPSAVTDTTDATDTKDPIGPPDTATDAAGVEVPAEGERISAFAAFRIRNFALLWVSSLMSSTGTWLQNVAVPFVVFGLTGSGAWLGFTAFMSLIPLLVLGPLAGSVADRFDRRRVLLLGSAVQGLFTLALWLTWVAGVRSVAVLIVLVTASSCVSGLTVASWQAFVTEVVPRRLLLNAVTLNSAQFNAARAFGPALGGLVLATLGVSWAFFFNALSFFLLSVGLLLVRVVRRDRPARNGRSRVLAETWMAMRYVRTRPGILTALVVVFALGFFGGPLFNLLVVFAQDVYDVGDGAYGLLAACIGAGAILAAPLVAGWGSRQSRSRMTSLAMVGYGLALVVFATAPNLTVGAVALFVAGAGYLGISSTLNTTVQLQVTEAMRGRVIALYIMSLTAAMPLGSLVQGALIDVIGPQTTVAGAGVVFLVVFVVLRYGLGLFAAMDDLSLPQDPARVAEERLAAAEVDATEAMFDGR; encoded by the coding sequence GTGACCTCACCGCCCGTCGACCGCCCGTCCGCCGTGACGGACACGACGGACGCGACGGACACGAAGGATCCGATCGGTCCGCCCGACACCGCCACCGACGCCGCCGGGGTCGAGGTGCCCGCGGAGGGAGAGCGGATCAGCGCCTTCGCGGCCTTCCGGATCCGCAACTTCGCGTTGCTGTGGGTGTCCTCGCTGATGTCGAGCACCGGCACCTGGTTGCAGAACGTCGCCGTGCCATTCGTGGTGTTCGGGCTCACCGGCAGCGGGGCCTGGCTCGGGTTCACCGCCTTCATGAGCCTCATCCCGCTCCTGGTCCTCGGGCCGCTGGCGGGCTCCGTCGCCGACCGGTTCGACCGGCGACGGGTGCTGCTGCTCGGCTCCGCCGTGCAGGGCCTCTTCACCCTGGCGCTGTGGCTCACCTGGGTCGCCGGGGTGCGAAGCGTCGCCGTGCTCATCGTCCTGGTGACGGCGAGCTCCTGTGTGTCGGGGTTGACCGTGGCGTCGTGGCAGGCCTTCGTGACCGAGGTCGTGCCCCGCCGGCTCCTGCTCAACGCCGTCACCCTCAACTCCGCGCAGTTCAACGCCGCCCGCGCCTTCGGACCTGCGCTCGGAGGGCTCGTGCTCGCCACCCTCGGGGTGTCGTGGGCCTTCTTCTTCAACGCTCTGTCGTTCTTCCTCCTCAGCGTGGGCCTCCTGCTCGTCCGGGTCGTCCGCCGCGACCGCCCGGCCCGCAACGGCCGGTCGAGGGTGCTGGCCGAGACGTGGATGGCGATGCGCTACGTGCGCACCCGGCCCGGCATCCTCACCGCACTCGTGGTGGTGTTCGCCCTGGGCTTCTTCGGCGGCCCGCTGTTCAACCTCCTCGTGGTGTTCGCCCAGGACGTGTACGACGTCGGTGACGGCGCGTACGGCCTCCTGGCGGCGTGCATCGGGGCCGGGGCGATCCTGGCCGCTCCTCTCGTGGCCGGCTGGGGGTCGCGCCAGTCCCGCAGCCGCATGACCAGCCTGGCGATGGTGGGCTACGGCCTGGCGCTCGTCGTGTTCGCCACGGCACCGAACCTCACCGTGGGCGCGGTCGCCCTCTTCGTGGCCGGCGCCGGCTACCTCGGCATCTCCTCGACGCTGAACACCACCGTCCAGCTCCAGGTCACCGAGGCCATGCGGGGCCGGGTGATCGCGCTGTACATCATGTCGCTCACCGCGGCGATGCCCCTCGGTTCGCTGGTCCAGGGTGCCCTCATCGACGTCATCGGTCCTCAGACGACGGTGGCCGGGGCGGGCGTGGTGTTCCTCGTCGTGTTCGTGGTGCTGCGCTACGGGCTGGGGCTGTTCGCGGCGATGGACGACCTGTCCCTTCCCCAGGATCCGGCCCGGGTCGCCGAGGAGCGCCTGGCCGCCGCCGAGGTGGACGCCACCGAGGCCATGTTCGACGGTCGCTGA
- a CDS encoding Ppx/GppA family phosphatase, protein MTAPVAAIDCGTNSVRLLVSEGGRTTVERLMRITRLGQGVGATGRLDPAAIDRTLDVLREYREVLDRHGVSRTRMAATSAARDAANRDDFFGPAAAVVGAEPELLTGDEEGRLSFLGATAELDQADGPFLVFDIGGGSTEFTYGTEVAEASISTDMGCVRMTEAWLHHDPPTAEELSQCLSIVALHLDDVQREIPAAGEARTFVGLAGTVSTAAAVEIGLAEYDRDRIHHFRLSREATEDVFRTLATEALADRVHNPGLERERADVIVGGMCVLVATMRRFGIDEVVVSEADILDGLAMSIAP, encoded by the coding sequence GTGACCGCGCCGGTCGCCGCCATCGACTGCGGCACGAACTCGGTGCGCCTCCTCGTCAGCGAGGGCGGGCGGACGACCGTCGAGCGGCTGATGCGCATCACCCGTCTCGGCCAGGGGGTGGGGGCGACGGGCCGTCTCGACCCGGCGGCCATCGACCGGACGCTCGACGTGTTGCGCGAGTACCGCGAGGTGCTGGACCGCCACGGCGTCTCGCGCACGCGGATGGCGGCCACCTCGGCGGCCCGCGACGCGGCCAACCGGGACGACTTCTTCGGACCGGCCGCCGCCGTCGTGGGTGCCGAGCCCGAGCTCCTCACCGGCGACGAGGAGGGGCGCCTCTCCTTCCTCGGGGCCACCGCCGAGCTCGATCAGGCGGACGGGCCCTTCCTCGTGTTCGACATCGGCGGCGGTTCCACCGAGTTCACGTACGGGACGGAGGTGGCCGAAGCGAGCATCTCCACCGACATGGGGTGCGTCCGGATGACCGAGGCGTGGTTGCACCACGATCCCCCCACCGCCGAGGAGCTCAGCCAGTGCCTGTCGATCGTGGCGCTGCACCTCGACGACGTCCAGCGTGAGATCCCCGCGGCGGGCGAAGCCCGGACGTTCGTCGGGCTGGCCGGGACGGTGAGCACCGCGGCGGCGGTGGAGATCGGGCTCGCCGAGTACGACCGCGACCGGATCCACCACTTCCGCCTCAGCCGCGAGGCCACCGAGGACGTGTTCCGCACCCTCGCCACCGAGGCCCTCGCCGATCGGGTCCACAACCCGGGCCTCGAACGCGAACGGGCCGACGTGATCGTCGGGGGCATGTGCGTGCTCGTCGCCACCATGCGCCGGTTCGGCATCGACGAGGTGGTGGTCTCCGAGGCCGACATCCTCGACGGTCTGGCCATGTCGATCGCGCCGTGA
- a CDS encoding GNAT family N-acetyltransferase, translating into MTTLFGRRVLLRPLVVADFPSWREVRRRNDEWLTRWEPTRVPGQPDVIEDREAFAVRCSARQRERQLGAGYGFGIFVDGVFSGEINLSSVQRGPFQSAYVGYWIDERQAGHGYTPEALVAMARFAFEELGLHRIQIAIIPRNTASRRVVEKLGIREEGIAERYLEINGTWEDHVRYGLTVEEWEERGAQLCADWLG; encoded by the coding sequence GTGACGACCCTGTTCGGCCGGCGAGTCCTGCTCCGACCGCTGGTCGTGGCGGACTTCCCGTCATGGCGGGAGGTCCGACGTCGCAACGACGAGTGGCTCACGCGCTGGGAGCCGACCCGGGTGCCCGGGCAACCCGACGTGATCGAGGACCGTGAGGCGTTCGCGGTGCGCTGCAGCGCCCGTCAGCGCGAGCGCCAGCTCGGCGCCGGGTACGGGTTCGGGATCTTCGTCGACGGGGTGTTCTCCGGTGAGATCAACCTCTCGTCGGTGCAGCGGGGGCCGTTCCAGAGCGCCTACGTCGGCTATTGGATCGACGAGCGCCAGGCGGGCCACGGCTACACCCCCGAGGCCCTGGTGGCGATGGCCCGCTTCGCCTTCGAAGAGCTCGGCCTGCACCGCATCCAGATCGCCATCATCCCCCGCAACACGGCCAGCCGGCGCGTCGTCGAGAAGCTCGGGATCCGCGAGGAGGGGATCGCCGAGCGCTACCTCGAGATCAACGGGACCTGGGAGGACCACGTCCGCTACGGCCTCACCGTCGAGGAGTGGGAGGAGCGGGGCGCCCAGCTCTGCGCCGACTGGCTGGGGTGA
- a CDS encoding helix-turn-helix domain-containing protein translates to MNLDTLPDMLSVEEAAKVLRISRSRAYEEAAIFQRTNGGAGLPSIRIGRSLRVPKRALIAWIDQKLGGAETAA, encoded by the coding sequence ATGAACCTGGACACCCTGCCCGACATGCTCAGCGTCGAAGAGGCCGCAAAGGTCCTGCGCATCAGTCGCAGCCGCGCCTACGAGGAGGCGGCGATCTTCCAGCGCACCAACGGCGGTGCCGGGCTTCCGTCCATCCGCATCGGTCGATCGCTCCGCGTTCCCAAGCGGGCGCTGATCGCGTGGATCGACCAGAAGCTCGGCGGCGCAGAGACCGCCGCCTGA
- a CDS encoding DUF501 domain-containing protein has product MTATPDDVARGAELLGRPPRGGFEVVVRSATGDPVVLCNEPLFDDGTPMPTRYWLADPALRSAIGTLESAGGVRRAEAEVDADEVAAAHAAHAHDRDTALPPGHDGPRPYGGVGGTRRGVKCLHAHYAHWLAGGHDPVGEWVHQRLADDGLLPAGSPRRVDA; this is encoded by the coding sequence GTGACGGCGACGCCCGACGACGTGGCCCGGGGGGCGGAGCTCCTCGGGCGCCCGCCCCGGGGCGGGTTCGAGGTGGTCGTCCGCAGCGCCACCGGGGACCCGGTGGTGCTGTGCAACGAACCGCTCTTCGACGACGGCACGCCGATGCCCACCCGCTACTGGCTGGCCGACCCGGCGCTGCGGTCGGCCATCGGCACGCTCGAGTCCGCCGGAGGGGTGCGTCGGGCCGAGGCCGAGGTCGACGCCGACGAGGTGGCCGCCGCCCACGCCGCCCACGCCCACGACCGCGACACGGCGCTCCCACCCGGTCATGACGGCCCGCGACCGTACGGCGGCGTCGGCGGAACCCGCCGAGGCGTGAAGTGCCTGCACGCCCACTACGCCCACTGGCTGGCCGGCGGCCACGATCCCGTGGGGGAGTGGGTGCACCAGCGCCTGGCGGACGACGGCCTGCTCCCGGCGGGGTCGCCTCGACGGGTGGACGCGTGA
- a CDS encoding PD-(D/E)XK nuclease family protein produces the protein MNDFAPPPLSPAQHDLVELLGAPAGERPVFDAELRHELRAELEQGLADVAAGLDPGDPLWVSKHTLSSVHGCEGRHLAEAGAPFAWSPALARGTIVHKAVELSVHWRGELVPLDLVDEAVERLAADDKPISDWLRTCSEGDRAELRSVAGERVTSFLECFPPLPARWVPVTEGRLRADLLGGRVVLSGRTDLTLGKADGTRAGKVVIDLKTGGFSPTHTDDLRFYALVDTLRLGTPPRLVASYYLDAARAQPEAVTEEVLRAAVARTVDGVRTIRELAGGREPVLRPGPPCRWCPALPTCATGRAHLGDDLDDDRWDDEQD, from the coding sequence GTGAACGACTTCGCGCCTCCCCCGTTGTCACCGGCGCAGCACGACCTCGTCGAGCTCCTCGGCGCACCCGCCGGCGAGCGACCGGTCTTCGACGCCGAGCTGCGCCACGAGCTGCGCGCCGAGCTCGAGCAGGGGTTGGCCGACGTCGCCGCGGGGCTCGACCCCGGCGACCCGCTCTGGGTGTCCAAGCACACGCTCTCCAGCGTCCACGGCTGCGAAGGCCGCCACCTGGCCGAGGCGGGCGCGCCGTTCGCCTGGAGTCCCGCCCTCGCCCGGGGCACGATCGTCCACAAGGCCGTCGAGCTGTCCGTGCACTGGCGAGGCGAGCTGGTCCCGCTCGACCTCGTCGACGAGGCCGTCGAGCGCCTCGCCGCCGACGACAAGCCGATCTCCGACTGGCTGCGCACCTGCTCCGAGGGCGACCGGGCCGAGCTGCGCTCGGTGGCCGGCGAGCGGGTCACGTCGTTCCTCGAGTGCTTCCCGCCGCTGCCGGCACGCTGGGTACCGGTCACCGAGGGGCGGCTGCGGGCCGATCTGCTGGGCGGCAGGGTGGTCCTGAGCGGGCGCACCGACCTCACGCTCGGGAAGGCCGACGGCACCCGCGCCGGGAAGGTCGTCATCGACCTCAAGACCGGCGGTTTCTCGCCGACGCACACCGACGACCTGCGGTTCTACGCCCTGGTCGACACCCTCCGCCTCGGCACACCGCCGCGCCTGGTGGCCTCGTACTACCTCGACGCCGCCCGGGCCCAGCCCGAGGCCGTCACCGAGGAGGTGCTGCGTGCCGCCGTCGCCCGGACCGTCGACGGTGTCCGCACGATCCGGGAGCTGGCCGGCGGACGCGAGCCGGTCTTACGCCCCGGCCCACCGTGTCGCTGGTGTCCGGCCCTGCCGACGTGTGCCACCGGACGGGCCCACCTCGGTGACGACCTCGACGACGACCGGTGGGACGACGAGCAGGACTGA